Part of the Candidatus Aminicenantes bacterium genome is shown below.
TTGGCAAAGAGGCCGGTTCGGATCAACGCAGCCGTGGATTGGCTTTGGTTAGTGGATATGGTATGGTCATTAAAGGAGGCCCCATGCTGATCGATTCCATCACAAAACGCCGCTCTATCCGTCGTTACCAAGAGCAACCCGTTACAAAAGAACAATTGCAACGGGTATTGGAGGCGGCCCAACGCGCGCCCACAGCCAAAAACCGCCAGGATTGGAAACTGGTTGTCGTGGATGACCCCGCCCGCCGTAATGCCCTGGTTGACGCGGCCGCCCCCCATCAACCCTTCATGCGGCAGGCCCCGGTAATCCTGGCTGCCTGTGCGTTGAATCCCGAATACATCATGCGTTGCGGTATTCCCGCCTTTCCGGTCGATCTGGCCATTGTGCTGGACCACGTCAGTTTACAGGCCGCAGAAGAGGGGCTGGGTACCTGCTGGATCGGATCATTCGACCAAGAGCCCGCGCGCCTGGCAATGAATATCCCGGATTATGTAACCATCGTACAGCTCATGACCCTTGGTGTGCCGAATGAAGACCCGCCCGCAAAACCCCGCAAGCTCATAAGCGAGCTTGTTTTTCGCAACGGCTGGGAATCACGTTAAGGGATTTTAAAAATCCGCTGAAGCTGCAAGCCCAGGCGAACGTCTTTGATGCCTTCGCGAACGCATCGATCAAAAAAGCACCAAGCCGTCGCGTACCCGTCTTCGTCCCGGGCATTCGGTTGCAAGTAAAAAATTGACTGCGGCATGCACTGCCGCAACTGATGCACGGTTTCCAGTGACAGTTCGGGCACAACCACCAGTTTGACTTCATCCGCCAGCGAGCGAATGGCTGGGTGAACCCGGAACGCCGCCGCCGGTTTAGGTGAGACCGCCCACCAGTGAATGGCCAGGTCCTGGAAATGGAGTCCATTGGTTTCCACGGAAAGAAAGAACCCTTTCCTGGCCAGGGTTACCACTATTTGCGTCAGATCCTGTTCCAGGGGTTCCCCCCCGGTGATCACCACCTGGACACCCGGAAACGGCGCCAAACGCAATACCTCTTCCAGAATAACCGGGACGCTCATGTCCGTACCGCCGGAGAGGGCATGGGGAGTGTCACAGAATCCGCAACGCAGAGAGCAGCCCGCCAGGCGCACGAACACAGCGGGATGACCCATACGCAAACCCTCTCCCTGGGCTGAAAAAAAAATGTCAGCGATCTTCACGATAGCGAGCTCCAGCGTTTTCCGACTCCCAGACCATGACGGATTGAATCGGGAATTCAGCCTTTAACTGCTGGTAGAAGTGACGGGCCAGGTTCTCCGCCGAGGGAGGACCGGGAACAGCGTCATTGAGCAGGCAGTGATCCGGGAGGATCTGGCGCAACCGTTCCCGCACGCGGGAAAAATCAAAACTGATCCCGGAGCGGTCGAGGCTGTGCCCGACCAGGGTGACCTCCACCTGGAAAGTGTGGCCGTGCATGTGTTCACATTTTCCCTGGTAATGCTCCAGGTAATGTGCAGCGGAAAACTTCTCTTTAACCACCAATTCCCAACTCATACCGGCCCTCCTTTTTTAAACGGGTCACCAAAGGATCCTCCAAACCCAATTGCGCAAACGCCTGGAAACGACTTTCGCAAGAGGCACAGCGACGGCAGGGCACTTCCCCGCCCCGATAACAAGAGATGGACCGGGAGTAATCAGCCCCGAGATAAAGCCCCAGCTGGACAATCATTTTCTTGGATAACTTTACCAGGGGCAAATGGATCTGGAACCGTCGGCGCATTTGCCGGACCGCGGTGCCGGCGTTGATTGCGGCCTCCATGCGGGCGGCAAACTCCATGGTCGTATCCGGGTAGTCCGGCGTATCGATGCGGTTGAAACCGGTTACCAGGTGGAAGATCTGCCTGGATTCGGCCCAAGCCGCGGCCAGAGAAAGGAAAATGCCGTTGCGGAAAGGTACATACGTCGGGGGCACGCTGGATGTTTTGCGCGAATCCGCCAGTGATTCGGGAATCTCTTTTCCATCTCCCACCAGTGCTGATTTGACCCATCCACCCAGGGGCAGGTTCAGGAGCCGCCATTCTACACCCACATGCGCAGCCACCCGGCGTGCGGCTTCCACTTCCACCCCATGGGTCTGCTCATAAGAAAACGTGAGCGCCGCCGCTGAGCCGAACCGCTCCAGGGCCCAGTAAAGAGCCGTAGTAGAATCCAGGCCTCCGGAAAACAAAACCACCGCAGCCGGAGATTTCATGTCAGCATTGTACCCCGTATCACCCCCCTTGCCAACCCTGCAAACGCTTGACAAGCGGTTGATCCGCCCGTCATTTTGGGGTAAACTAAAAAATTGAAAAACACCCTTTGGAGGAGGATTCCATGGCAGTCAACCTGCGCAATCGCCATTTTTTAAAACTGCTGGATTTTACATCTGCAGAGATCAATTTCCTGTTGGACCTGTCCGATTCTTTGAAACGAGCCAAATACAGCGGCACGGAGCAGCCGCGATTGAGTGGTAAACAGATCGCCCTGATTTTTGAGAAATCTTCCACCCGGACACGCTGTGCTTTTGAAGTGGCCGCCCAAGATCAGGGCGCTTTTGTCACCTACCTGGGTCCTTCGGGATCCCAGATCGGCCACAAAGAATCCATGAAAGATACCGCCCGCGTTCTGGGGCGCATGTATGACGGCATTGAATATCGTGGATTCGGCCAGGAAATCGTTGAGGAATTGGCGCGGCATGCGGGCGTGCCGGTGTGGAACGGCCTGACCAACGAGTTCCACCCCACCCAGGTGCTGGCGGACTTTATGACCATGCGCGAACACGCCCGCCGCGATCTGCGTGAAGTGACCTTCTGCTACCTGGGTGACGCCCGCTTCAACATGGGTAATTCCCTGCTGGTCGGCGGCGCCAAAATGGGCATGGATGTCCGCCTGGCCGCTCCCAGGCCATACCAGCCCGATAAGCATCTGGTGGCGGACTGCCATGCCATTGCCACGGATACCGGGGCGCGGATTACCATCACCGATGATGTGGACCAGGCGGTCAAGGGCGCGGACTTTCTCTACTCGGATGTCTGGGTATCCATGGGGGAACCGGAATCCGTTTGGGAAGAACGCATTGCCGCCCTCAAACCCTTCCAGGTCAATCAAGCCGTCATGGAAAAGACGGG
Proteins encoded:
- a CDS encoding nitroreductase, whose protein sequence is MLIDSITKRRSIRRYQEQPVTKEQLQRVLEAAQRAPTAKNRQDWKLVVVDDPARRNALVDAAAPHQPFMRQAPVILAACALNPEYIMRCGIPAFPVDLAIVLDHVSLQAAEEGLGTCWIGSFDQEPARLAMNIPDYVTIVQLMTLGVPNEDPPAKPRKLISELVFRNGWESR
- a CDS encoding 7-carboxy-7-deazaguanine synthase QueE; translated protein: MKIADIFFSAQGEGLRMGHPAVFVRLAGCSLRCGFCDTPHALSGGTDMSVPVILEEVLRLAPFPGVQVVITGGEPLEQDLTQIVVTLARKGFFLSVETNGLHFQDLAIHWWAVSPKPAAAFRVHPAIRSLADEVKLVVVPELSLETVHQLRQCMPQSIFYLQPNARDEDGYATAWCFFDRCVREGIKDVRLGLQLQRIFKIP
- a CDS encoding 6-carboxytetrahydropterin synthase, with the protein product MSWELVVKEKFSAAHYLEHYQGKCEHMHGHTFQVEVTLVGHSLDRSGISFDFSRVRERLRQILPDHCLLNDAVPGPPSAENLARHFYQQLKAEFPIQSVMVWESENAGARYREDR
- the queC gene encoding 7-cyano-7-deazaguanine synthase QueC, with protein sequence MKSPAAVVLFSGGLDSTTALYWALERFGSAAALTFSYEQTHGVEVEAARRVAAHVGVEWRLLNLPLGGWVKSALVGDGKEIPESLADSRKTSSVPPTYVPFRNGIFLSLAAAWAESRQIFHLVTGFNRIDTPDYPDTTMEFAARMEAAINAGTAVRQMRRRFQIHLPLVKLSKKMIVQLGLYLGADYSRSISCYRGGEVPCRRCASCESRFQAFAQLGLEDPLVTRLKKEGRYELGIGG
- the argF gene encoding ornithine carbamoyltransferase produces the protein MAVNLRNRHFLKLLDFTSAEINFLLDLSDSLKRAKYSGTEQPRLSGKQIALIFEKSSTRTRCAFEVAAQDQGAFVTYLGPSGSQIGHKESMKDTARVLGRMYDGIEYRGFGQEIVEELARHAGVPVWNGLTNEFHPTQVLADFMTMREHARRDLREVTFCYLGDARFNMGNSLLVGGAKMGMDVRLAAPRPYQPDKHLVADCHAIATDTGARITITDDVDQAVKGADFLYSDVWVSMGEPESVWEERIAALKPFQVNQAVMEKTGKPDACFMHCLPAFHNRETKVGKEIFDKYGLDGMEVTEEVFESPASIVFDEAENRMHTIKAIMVATLGA